A part of Desulfofundulus salinus genomic DNA contains:
- a CDS encoding ANTAR domain-containing response regulator yields MAEQRIVLVDSDATWRKSIKAVLTKLGYWVVGEASDGLSGLKLVRSRQPDLLIIEAGVPGMDGLEVARILHEDKLAPVVVLVNSMSPGLLEKAKEARVSALLTKPVDESTLLSAVELALANYQEIIKLESQVQELKEALETRKLVEKAKGILMETLGLTEAEAFRRMQKSSMDKRISMRQVAEAIILAHNLKS; encoded by the coding sequence ATGGCGGAACAGAGAATAGTGCTGGTAGATAGCGATGCCACCTGGAGAAAGTCCATTAAAGCCGTGCTCACCAAGCTGGGATACTGGGTCGTGGGTGAGGCATCGGATGGCCTTTCGGGCCTCAAGCTGGTGCGCAGCCGGCAGCCGGATCTGCTGATCATCGAGGCCGGGGTGCCGGGCATGGACGGGCTGGAAGTGGCACGCATTCTCCATGAGGATAAATTGGCCCCAGTGGTCGTGCTGGTTAACTCCATGAGTCCCGGCCTTTTAGAGAAAGCCAAAGAGGCGCGGGTATCGGCCCTCCTGACCAAGCCGGTGGATGAAAGTACCCTGTTGTCCGCCGTGGAACTGGCCCTGGCCAACTACCAGGAAATCATCAAGCTGGAAAGCCAGGTCCAGGAATTAAAGGAAGCCCTGGAAACCCGTAAATTGGTAGAAAAAGCCAAGGGAATCCTGATGGAGACACTGGGACTCACGGAAGCCGAGGCATTCCGGCGCATGCAAAAAAGCAGCATGGACAAACGCATTTCCATGCGTCAGGTTGCCGAAGCCATCATCCTGGCCCACAACTTAAAAAGTTAA
- a CDS encoding FMN-binding glutamate synthase family protein, giving the protein MSFSKGVNATAATLTRLRTGESYCPFSGMCVTCLDGCPGLCEIGKSSVRGKEVLYPQPFGKTTSASQKDYPVDYSHFNILGTAVGAHGIEADPDRAIFPAVSLETAVGASADLRLNLPIVIAAMGSTNVAANNWDHLAAGAAISGVGIVIGENVCAMDPNAEIKDGRVVHSPNLARRVKDFQEWYNGRGFIAVQANVEDTKLGVQEYAIEKLGVEAVELKWGQGAKDIGGEVKLDSLERALQLKSRGYIVLPDPTDPRVQAAYRAGAFNEFERHSRIGMVEYESFMARVEELRKAGAKYVFLKTGAYRPADLARAVKYASDARLDLLTVDGAGGGTGMSPWRMMNEWGVPTVYLQALLVKYLDKLAARGAYVPPVAIAGGFTLEDHMFKGLAIGAPYVKAIGMARSPLTAAMVGKTVGEAVKSGKVPNEYKKYGESLEQVFIAASELKEKLGAEAFEKLPVGAIGVYTYFERLAQGLRQFMCGARKFALSYITRDDVTALTREAAEITGIRYVMDVDAEEVEEILG; this is encoded by the coding sequence ATGAGTTTTAGTAAAGGTGTTAACGCTACTGCAGCTACCCTGACCCGGCTGCGCACCGGTGAGAGCTATTGTCCCTTTAGCGGGATGTGTGTGACCTGTCTGGACGGTTGCCCCGGCCTTTGTGAAATAGGTAAATCTTCCGTGCGGGGCAAGGAAGTACTTTATCCCCAGCCCTTCGGCAAAACTACCTCTGCTTCCCAGAAGGATTACCCGGTGGATTATTCCCACTTCAACATCCTCGGTACCGCCGTGGGCGCCCACGGTATTGAAGCCGATCCCGACAGGGCCATTTTCCCGGCGGTCAGCCTGGAAACCGCCGTGGGAGCCAGCGCGGATTTAAGACTCAACCTGCCCATTGTAATCGCCGCCATGGGGTCCACCAATGTGGCTGCCAATAACTGGGATCACCTGGCCGCCGGGGCGGCTATATCCGGGGTGGGCATTGTTATTGGTGAAAACGTATGCGCCATGGACCCCAATGCGGAAATAAAGGATGGGCGCGTTGTCCATTCCCCCAACCTTGCCAGGCGGGTGAAGGACTTCCAGGAATGGTACAACGGCAGGGGATTTATTGCCGTGCAGGCCAATGTGGAAGATACCAAGCTGGGGGTCCAGGAGTACGCCATTGAAAAGCTGGGCGTGGAGGCCGTGGAACTCAAGTGGGGCCAGGGGGCCAAGGACATCGGCGGCGAAGTGAAGCTGGACAGCCTGGAGCGGGCACTGCAGCTAAAGAGCCGCGGGTATATTGTGCTGCCCGATCCCACGGACCCCAGGGTACAGGCGGCCTACCGGGCCGGTGCTTTCAATGAGTTTGAGCGCCATTCGCGCATTGGCATGGTGGAATACGAGTCCTTTATGGCCCGGGTGGAAGAACTGCGCAAGGCCGGGGCAAAGTACGTCTTCTTGAAGACCGGCGCCTACCGTCCGGCCGACCTGGCCCGGGCAGTAAAATATGCCTCTGATGCCAGGCTCGACCTGCTGACCGTTGATGGTGCCGGCGGCGGTACCGGCATGAGCCCCTGGCGGATGATGAATGAGTGGGGCGTGCCCACCGTCTACCTGCAGGCGCTTCTGGTTAAGTACCTGGATAAACTGGCAGCCAGGGGCGCCTATGTCCCGCCGGTGGCCATTGCCGGTGGTTTCACCCTGGAGGATCACATGTTCAAGGGACTGGCTATTGGTGCTCCCTACGTGAAAGCCATCGGCATGGCCCGCTCGCCCCTGACGGCGGCCATGGTAGGTAAGACCGTGGGCGAAGCTGTAAAATCCGGCAAGGTGCCCAATGAGTACAAGAAATACGGTGAGTCCCTTGAGCAGGTCTTCATTGCTGCCAGCGAGCTGAAGGAAAAACTGGGTGCCGAAGCCTTTGAAAAACTGCCCGTGGGAGCCATCGGTGTCTACACTTACTTTGAGCGGCTGGCCCAGGGCCTGCGGCAGTTCATGTGCGGCGCCCGCAAGTTTGCCCTGTCCTACATCACCCGGGACGATGTGACCGCCCTGACCAGGGAAGCAGCTGAAATTACCGGCATCAGGTACGTCATGGATGTGGATGCCGAAGAGGTTGAAGAAATTTTAGGTTAA
- the glnA gene encoding type I glutamate--ammonia ligase: MDEAIKKEVLAKAREMGVKFIRLQFTDILGVLKNMAITVEQLEKALDGELMFDGSSIHGFTRIEESDMYLRPDPKTFAVFPWRPRDGAVARLMCDVYNPDGTPYAGCPRNTLKRVLAQAAEMGFTMNVGPELEFFLFQVDSEGRPTLRTHDKAGYFDLSPVDLGENARRAMVLTLEEMGFEIEASHHEVAPGQHEIDFKYSDALDCADKIVTFKFVVRTIAQRHGLHATFMPKPVYGINGSGMHTNQSLFRGNENAFYDPSAPDGLSDIARYYIGGLMKHARALAAVTNPTVNSYKRLVPGYEAPVYIAWSGRNRSPLIRIPAKRGMSTRIELRNPDPSCNPYLALAVCLAAGLDGIKNRIEPPPPCDRNIYEMTAAERRELGIESLPASLEEALQELARDEVIRGALGEDIYTKFVEAKQKEWENYRVQVHPWEIEEYLTRF, encoded by the coding sequence ATGGACGAAGCAATTAAAAAAGAAGTACTGGCCAAAGCGAGGGAAATGGGCGTAAAGTTCATCCGCCTGCAGTTCACCGACATTCTCGGTGTGCTCAAGAACATGGCCATCACCGTGGAACAGCTGGAAAAGGCCCTGGACGGGGAGCTGATGTTTGACGGCTCTTCCATTCACGGATTTACCCGTATTGAAGAGTCCGATATGTACCTTCGTCCCGATCCCAAAACCTTTGCCGTATTTCCCTGGCGTCCCCGGGACGGTGCCGTGGCCCGCCTCATGTGCGATGTCTATAATCCCGACGGCACTCCTTATGCCGGCTGCCCCCGCAACACCCTCAAGCGGGTACTGGCCCAGGCGGCGGAAATGGGCTTTACCATGAATGTGGGACCCGAGCTGGAATTCTTCCTTTTCCAGGTGGATTCCGAGGGACGTCCCACCCTGCGCACCCACGATAAGGCCGGTTACTTCGACCTCAGCCCTGTGGATCTGGGGGAGAACGCCCGCCGGGCTATGGTGCTTACCCTGGAAGAAATGGGTTTTGAAATTGAGGCCTCCCACCACGAGGTGGCTCCCGGCCAGCATGAGATTGACTTTAAGTATTCCGATGCCCTGGATTGTGCCGATAAAATTGTGACCTTCAAATTTGTGGTGCGGACCATTGCTCAGCGGCACGGTTTGCATGCCACGTTCATGCCCAAGCCCGTCTATGGCATTAATGGCAGCGGCATGCACACCAACCAGTCCCTCTTCCGGGGGAACGAAAATGCTTTCTATGACCCTTCCGCCCCCGACGGGTTGAGTGATATTGCCCGCTACTACATCGGCGGTCTAATGAAGCATGCCCGGGCCCTGGCCGCGGTAACCAACCCCACGGTAAACTCCTATAAACGTCTGGTGCCCGGTTATGAGGCCCCGGTTTATATTGCCTGGTCGGGGCGCAACCGCAGCCCGCTCATCCGCATCCCGGCCAAGCGGGGCATGTCCACCCGCATTGAGCTGCGCAACCCCGACCCATCCTGCAACCCCTACCTGGCCCTGGCGGTCTGTCTGGCGGCCGGCCTGGATGGGATTAAAAACCGCATTGAGCCGCCGCCTCCCTGTGATCGCAACATTTACGAGATGACCGCTGCCGAGCGGCGGGAACTGGGTATCGAGAGCCTGCCCGCCAGCCTGGAGGAAGCCCTGCAGGAACTGGCCAGGGATGAAGTGATCAGGGGAGCTCTTGGTGAAGACATTTACACCAAGTTTGTCGAGGCCAAACAAAAGGAATGGGAAAATTACCGCGTCCAGGTTCACCCCTGGGAAATTGAAGAGTATCTAACCAGGTTTTAA